A stretch of DNA from Rathayibacter sp. VKM Ac-2762:
CCGGCACGATCCGCAGCCGGCTCATCGCCCAGACCAGCGCCCCCGACGCGAGGAACGCGACCGCGATCCCGACGACGAACACCGACACCTGCCCGTACCCGGTCGCGGGATCCAGGAACGGATAGGGCACCCAGCCGTCCGTCGCTCCGCGGATCAGCACCACGACGAGCCAGACGATCGGGTAGACCACGACCAGCCAGAGCCTGCGCCACGGCAGCGGAGGGCGATCCGCGAGCAGCAGCCAGTCGAGCAGTCCGTAGACGGGGAACAGCACGTGCATGACGGTGTTGGCCCACGGCAGCGCCACTCCGCCCGCCACATCGGTGAGGAGGGTGTTGTACACGAGGCCGACGACGATGATGTACCCGGTGAAGGCACCCCGCGCCAGTAGGAGCCCGCCGGGCGCGGGACGGCGGCGGAGCGCGAGCACGGCGGTGGCTCCGAGCACGACGGCCAGCACGATGTTGCTCTGGATGGTGAAGAAGCCGAAGAAGTTGAACGGGTTCAGCGGCGTCCGAGAGGCGGTGTCGACGGCCGTCGCGATCACGGCCACCAGAACGGCGGCGGCCACGAGGAGGCGGAGGAGCGCGACCGGCACGCGGGCCGACTCCGCCCGGGAGGAGGGAGCGGGCGGCGTCATCGCTCGAGCGTAGCGCCGGAGCGCCTACCCTGTCCCCGTGCTCACGATCGGTGTCGACCTCGCTGCGGAGCCGGTGCGCACCGCTCTCGCCGCCCTCGAGTTCTCCGGCGGCCGGGCCGTCGTCCGCTCGCTCGTACTCGGCGCCGAGGACGCGACGATCGTCGAGGCGTCACGGGACGCGGCGGTCATCGGGATCGACTGCGCGTTCGGCTGGCCGGTGGAGTTCGCGGCGTTCGTCTCTGCGCACACGCGACGGGAGGTCTCGCCGCGGACGCTCGCGGGACGCGACTGGCGCCGCCGCCTCGCGTACCGCGAGACGGACCGGGTGGCGCGCGAGGTCACCGGCCGCTGGCCGCTCAGCGTCTCGACCGACCGGCTCGGGATGACCGCGATGCGCTGCGCGGAGCTGCTCGACGCCTTCGCCGCGAGCGGGGAGGACGTCGACCGCTCCGGGCGCGGACGGCTCGTCGAGGCGTACCCGGCGGCGGCGCTGCGGCTCTGGGGAGTGGACACCACGGGGTACAAGACGCGACCGGAGGCCGTGGCGCTCGCCGCGGAGTCGCTGCGACGGGCCGCGCCCTGGCTCGATGTGCCGGCGCCCGCGCTCGCGCTGATGAGCCGCTCCGACGACGCGTTCGACGCCGTCGTCGCCGCTCTCAACGCCCGCGCCCACGCCCTGGGCGCGACCATGCCGGTGCCTCCCGAACTGCAGGAGGCGGCGGAGGCCGAGGGGTGGATCGCGGTCCCGACCGGATCGCTCGCGGAGCTCGCGGGCTGATCCGGCCGTCTCGACGGGTGTGCGCTCAGGCCGGGATCTTCGCCCCCAGCAGGCCGGCGGCGACCTCGGCGGCCCGCTCGGCCTCCTCGACGGTCGAGAAGGGTCCGGTGGGGACGAGGGAGGGCGCGGTGGTCAGTCGGGCGTCGATCTCGAGTCGGAACCGGGGCAGCTCCGCCCCGGGAACGACGACGATCCTGACTCCGTTCCGGCTCCATCGCGCGGGTTGGATAGAAGAAATCTGTGTCATGGTGCTCTCCGCTTTCGCGATCATCCGCACGGGTGGCTGACGCCTCGACCGTGCACGCTTCACGCTACGTCCGGTGCCCGTCTCTCCGAACGGGCTTGACCTCTCAGGCTCGTCGGGCGTAGCGCGTCATTGCAGTCGGTCGAGGGTGTCGCTGATCCGCCGCAGGCACTCGATGAGGACCGACATCTGCGCGGCGTCCAGGTCGGCGAGCACCTCGCCCTCGGCAGCGACGAGATTGCGCATCGCCTCGTCGACCCGCTTCGTGCCCCGCGGGGTGAGCGAGACGATCTTGCTGCGGGAGTCGGCGGCGTTCTGCTCGCGGACCACGAGCCCGCGGGCCCCGAGGCGGTCGACGCGGCTGGCGAGGTTGCCGCTGGACAGCGCGAGGTGCGTGGCCAGTGCCGAGGGCGTCATCCCGCCCTCCCCGCGCTGCCGCAGCAGCGAGAGGAGCTCGAACTCCCACGGGGCGAGATCGCTGACGGCGAAGGACTGCCGCCGCACCTCCTGCACGCGCGGGCTGAGGCGGCGGAGGCGGGAGACGACGTCCAGAGGCGCGAGATCGAGGTCGGGCAGGGCCCCGGCCCACGCGTCGATCACCAGATCGACATCGTCGTCTTCGCGCATGCCCCGATTATCCCCGCACGGCGCGGGCGCCGACGACGGGTGGTCCGGGGAGGCCGGCGGGCCTAGCCTGTGCGGACGACGGGCGGGCCGGTCAGGCGCGGGCGGCCCGGACGTAGGCGACGATCGCGTTGGCGTGGCCATGGCCCAGGCCGTGCTCGGTCTTCAGCCAGGTGACGACCTGCAGGTGCGGCTCGGAGCGCAGACGCTCGTCGGCGAGGTCGAGCCAGTCCTGGACGGGACGGCCGTAGGTCTTCTCGATGCTCGGGAAGTACGAGGCCGGTCCCTTCGGCTTCGCGCCGTCGGCGGGCGGTTCGGGAGCGAGCACGCGGTCGGTCATGCGGTCACGATAGCGAGCCGCGGTCAGGTCGTGTAGGCCGAGGGGTCGAACCGGCCGAGCTCCTCGCGGAAGGCGAAGGCGAAGTCGGGCCAGAGCAGCGTGAGTCGCCGGTTGTCGTCCAGGTACCAGCTCTGGCAGCCGCCGTTGGTCCAGACGGTGTCGGCGCTGAGGGCGTCGAGGCGTGCGACGGAGGCGGCCTCGGCCTCGGCGGTGACCTCGAGCCGGTCGGCGCCGGAGACCGCGAGGTGGTCGAGCGCGGCGAGCACGTAGGCGATCTGCGTCTCGATCATGTGCACCGCGGAGTTGTGGCCGAGGCTCGCGTTGGGGCCGTTGACGACGAAGAGGCTCGGGAAGCCGTGGACCGCGGTCGACTCGTACGCGACCATGCCGTCGGCCCAGCGGTCGGCGAGGAGGACGCCGCCGCGGCCGCGGATGCGCCGGGCGAAGGGCGGCCGCGTGGAGTGGAAGCCGGTCGCGAAGACGAGCACGTCGACCCCGTGCGGGACGCCGTCGTCGCCGAGCGCGGCCCCCTCCTCGAGGCGCCGGAGCGGACCGGGGACGACGCGGACGTGCGGCTGCGCGAGAGCGGGGTAGTAGTCGTCCGAGAGGAGCACGCGCTTGCAGCCGATCTCGTAGTCCGGAGTCAGCACGGCGCGGAGCGCGGGATCGATGATCTGCGCCTCGAGGTGGCCGAGCGCCTCCGCCCGCAGCCGATCGATGGCCTCGGGCACGGCGACACGGCCGGCGAAGCCGAGCTCGGCGCGCCAGAACAGCTCCTCGCGGAGCCTCGCGAGGGCCCCGGGCGCACGGGAGAGGGCTCGGCGCTCCTCCGGCGGGTACGGGCGGTTCCGGCGGGGGACGACGTACGGGGCCGAGCGCTGGAAGAGCACCACCTCGGCGGCGCGCTCGGCGAGGTGCGGCACGATCTGCACGGCGGAGGCTCCCGAGCCGACGATGCCGACGCGCTTCCCGTCGAGATCGACGTCGTCCCGCCAGCGTGCGGAGTGGAAGGCGGGACCCGCGAACGAATCCAGGCCCGGGACGGCCGGGAGGCGTGGCTCGGAGAGGCGCCCCGCGCAGACGAGGAGGACCGCGGCGGAGTAGTCGCCCCGGGAGGTGCGCACCCGCCAGCGGTGCGCCTCCTCGTCGAAGACCGCCTCGAGCACCTCGGTCCCCAGCCGGAGCCGCGGCGCCAGGCCCTCCTTCTCGACGACGCGCTCGAGGTAGGCCTGGATCTCGGCCCCGGGGGCGTAGAACGCCGACCAGTCGGCCTCCGGGGCGAAGGAGTAGGAGTAGAGGTGCGAGGGGATGTCGCAGGAGACCCCGGGGTAGACGTTGTCCCGCCAGGTCCCGCCGATCCGCTCGGCGCGCTCCAGCACGACGAACGAGGTCCCGCCGCGGCGCTCCAGGCGGACCGCGGCTCCGAGGCCGGCGAACCCGGCGCCGATCACGACGACGTCGACGTCCATCAGACCGTCGTCCTCGCCAGGACGCTGCCCGCCGGGTCGCGGTGCGGATCGGCGAGGAAGTGCTCGAGGACGGCGAGGAGCTCGGCGGGCCGCTCGGCGAGCACCGCGTGACCGGAGTCGAGGACGGCGTAGCGGGCGTCGTCGATCGCGCCGAGCAGGGCCTCGGCGCCCTCGACTCCTGCGACGGCATCGGCGGAGCAGCCGACCACGAGGGCGGGAACCCGGCAGTCCGAGGCGGCCGCAGCGACGTCGGCCCGGGCGGAGGCGGCGAGCATCCTGGCGGCGTCGGCGCCCCACGGGGAGGAGGCGGTGGCCGAGCGGACGGCGAGGAGCCGAGCGGCCTCCTCCTGCGCTTCGGGCGGCAGCATCGGCCAGAGGCGCGCCGTGCGGAGGAGGCGCTCCGTCGGGCGCAGCCATCCGGCCACGAGGGCGAGGGCGCGCACCCGCCGATCGCCCGTGGCGAGGGCCACGGCGGCTCCGAGCGAGTGGCCGATCAGGACGGCCTCCTCGGCGCCGAGCGCGTCCAGGGCGGCGCGGACCGCGGCGGGTCCGTCGCGCCAGGGGTCGCCGAGATCGGCGAGTTCGAGCGCGGCGACGCGGTGGCGCCGCGCCAGCATCGGCAGCAGCAGCCCGGTGTCGCTCCGCGCGCCTCGGCCGACCCCGGTCAGCAGCAGGACCGCGCGCGGGCTCTCGGCGCCCGCGGTCAGCAGCCGCACGGTGGCGCTGTCCGACTCGATCCGCTCCTCCCGGACCAGATCGGCCTGGCGCCGCAGGTACTCGGAGCGGGTCATGACGCCCGGCGGGTCCCGCGGACCGGGAGGCGCATCCGCTGCGGACCCGCCGCTGCGACAGGCTCCGCCCGCAGCGCCCTCTCCGGCGCGACCACGCCGTACGTCGTGGTGCGCTGGCGCCAGCCGCGGCCGATCTCGCCGCTCAGCCGGGCGACGGTCGCGATGTCGAGCGAGCGGTAGGCCTCCGCTCCGGCCTCGGGCCGCAGGGCGCCGTCGAGCAGCAGGCCGCCGAGGTCGTCCGCCCCGCCGCGGAGGAGGACCTGCGCCGCGTGCAGTCCGAGCTTGGTCCAGGCGGTCTGCACGTGGGCGATCCGGCCGTGGAGGACGAGCCGTGCGACGGCGTGCACGGCGCGGGTCTCGCGGAGGGTCGGCCCGCCCCGGCTCGCGCGCACCACGGCGGGAGGCGCTTCCGCCGGGACGAAGGGCATCGCGATGAACTCGGTGAAGCCGCCCGTCTCGTCCTGGATCGCCGCGAGCGTGCGCAGGTGCGCGAGCTGCTGCTCGGGGGTCTCGACGTGTCCGTAGACCATGGTCGAGGTGGAGCGGAGGCCGCTGCGGTGCGCGGCCGTGATCGCCTCCCGCCACTCGGCCACGGTCGGGTCCGTCCCCTCGCTCAGGACGGCGCGGACGTCGTCGTCGAGGATGCGGGCGGCGGTCCCCGGGACGGAGTCCACGCCGGCCTCGCGCAGAGCGTCGAGCATCGCGGGCAGGGTTCGGCCCGTGCGCCGGGCGACCTCGAGGATCTCGCCGGGCCGGTAGGCGTGCAGGTGCAGCGAGGGCTGCCGCTCCTTCAGCGTTCGGACGATCAGCAGCAGATCGTCGCCCGGGTGCTCCGGTCCGATCGCGCCCTGGAGGCAGAGCTCGGTGGCGCCGAGCGCGACCGCCTCGTCGGCGAGCTCCTCCAGCCGCTCGACGGTCAGCCCGCCGACTCCCCAGAGGGAGGTGTCGATGTTGCGGTTGACGACGACCGAGACCTCGTCGCCGGCGGCGTCGTGCCGCAGGTCGTCCGCCAGAGCGGAGAGGGCGTCGAGGTCGTCGCCGTCGGCTGCGAGCAGGGCGAGGTAGTCGGCGTCCTCGAGACCGGCGGGGTCCGTCTTCGCCCGGGCGAGCACGGCGCCGAGGGCGGGCGCGACCGGTCGGGGCAGGGGGTCGAGCGAGTCGCGGTAGGGCCGGGGGAGGACCGCCGCCGCCTCGTCGGCGAGCCAGGTCCCGCGGTCGGCGAGTGCCTCGACGTAGGGAGCGACGCGCGGATCGATCCAGGTGGCCGAGTCGCGGAGGTACTGCGGGTGGGCGGTCAGCCGCTCGTGCAGCCGGTAGCCGGCCGCCGCGGTGAGCCGCGCGAGGTCGTCGATGTTCGGCCAGGGGCGCTCCGGATTCACGTGATCCGCCGTGAGCGGGCTGACACCGCCCCAGTCGTCGACCCCGGCGCGCAGCAGCAGCCCGAGCTCCTGCTCGTCGGTGAGGTTCGGCGGCGCCTGGATCGTCGCCTCAGCGCCCAGCACGAGGCGCGCGACCGCGACGTTGGCCACGTACTCCTGCAGCTCGAGGTCGACCTCGTTCTGCATGGCCGTCCGCGGCTTCGCGCGGAAGTTCTGGACGATGCACTCCTGCACGTGGCCCCACCGCTCGTGGGACTCGCGGATCGCGAAGAGGGCGTCCGCCCGCTCCGCCGCGTTCTCGCCGATGCCCAGCAGCACGCCGGTGGTGAAGGGGATGCGGCTGCGGCCCGCGTCCTCGAGCACGCGCAGGCGCAACGCCGGGTCCTTGTCCGGGGAGCCGTAGTGCACACCGCCCTTCTCGGACCAGAGGCGCTCGGCGGTCGTCTCGAGCATCATGCCCATCGAGGGCGCGACCGGGCGGAGCCGCTGCAGCTCGGCCCACGACATCACGCCGGGGTTCAGGTGCGTGACCATGCCCGTCTCGCTCATCACCAGGACGGCCATCGCGCGCACGTACTCGAGCGTCGAGGCGTAGCCGTGCTCGGCGAGCCAGGCGCGGGCGACCGGCCACCGGTCCTCCGGGCGGTCGCCGAGCGTGAACAGGGCCTCCTTGCAGCCGAGCGCGGCACCGGCGCGGGCGACCTCGAGGATCTCCTCCGGCTCCATGAAGGTCGACTCGCGCTTGGCCGCGAGCCCGCCCGGTGTCTCCACGAAGACGCAGTAGTGGCACCGGTCGCGGCAGAGCTTGGTCAGCGGGACGAAGACCTTCCGCGAGTAGGTGACGACGCCGGGCCGTCCGCGGCGGGCGAGTCCGTCGTCGCGCAGGCGGCCGGCGGCCTCCAGCAGCAGGTCGAGGTCGTCGCCGCGCGCGCCGAGGAGCTCCTCGGCGGTCTCGCGCGTCAGCGCCTCGCCGCGGTCGAGCCGGGCGAGCAGGGTGGCCGTGGTCATGCGGGAGCGGCCCTTCCGAAGGGGGTCGTGGCGGAGGCGGGAGGTCAGAGCGCGCGCAGCCGCGGCGCGAGGTCGCGCTCGAAGGCGTCGAAGAAGCGCTGCTGGTCGTCGCCCGGGGCGTGGAAGACCAGGTGGGTGAAGCCCGCGTCGACGTAGGGCTTGATCTGCGCGACCGTCTCCTCGGGGTCGGAGCCGACGATCCAGCGCTTCGCGACCTGCTCGATCGGCAGCTCGTCGGCGGCGCGCTCCATGTCGACCGGATCGGTCAGCGAGTGCTTCTGCTCCGGCGACAGCGAGAGCGGCGCCCAGAAGCGCGTGTTCTCGAGCGCGAGCGCCGGATCGGGATCGTAGGAGAGCTTGATCTCGATCATGCGGTCGATGGTCGAGGAGTCGCGATCGGCCGCCGCGGCGCCCTCCTCGACGGCGGGGAGCAGCTTCTCGGTGTAGAGCTCCATGCCCTTGCCCGATGTGCAGATGAAGCCGTCGCCCGCGCGGCCGGCGTACTTCGCGACGACGGGGCCGCCCGCCGCGATGTAGACCGGCACGCCGCTCTCGGGCTTGTCGTAGATCGACGCCTCGTGCGTGGAGTAGTACTCGCCGTCGAAGGTGACGCGGTCGCCCGCCCAGAGCGCGCGCATCAGCCGCACGGCCTCGCGCAGGCGGGCGAAGCGCTCCTTGAAGTCCGGCCAGGTCTGCTCGCCCGCGCCCTGGTAGCCGGTGGCGACCTCGTTCAGCGCCTCGCCGGTGCCGACGCCGAGCATGATCCGCTCGGGGTAGAGCACGCCGAGCGTGCCGAACGCCTGGGCGATGACGGCGGGATTGTAGCGGTAGTGCGGGGTCATCACGGAGGTGCCGAGGGTGATGGTGGAGGTGCGCTCACCGGCCGCGGCGAGCCAGGCGAGGGAGAACGGCGCGTGCCCGCCCGTGTGCCGCCACGGCTGGAAGTGGTCCGAGACGACCGCGGTCTCGAAGCCGTGCCGCTCGGCGCCGACCGCGAGCTCGACGAGCTCCCGGGCGCCGAACTGCTCCGCCGATGCCTTGTACCCGAGCGTGATCGTCATCTGCAGCCTTCGTGAGAGGTGGGACGGCCCCCGGAGCGGGAGCGGCCCCTCCATTCTGCGCCCGCCGCGGCGCCCGGCGGGACGGGTGGACGCACCCGGGGGAGGCGTGCCCCGATCCCGTGCTGGGGAGGAGCGTCAGGCCGGCGGAGCGGCGATATTCACCATCCAGCCGACGCCGTAGCGGTCGACCAGCATCCCGAAGCGGTCGCCCCAGGGCGAGGCGACCAGCGGCTCGACGACCGTGCCGCCCTCGGCCAGGCCTTCCCAGTAGCCGCTCAGCTCGGCGTCGTCGTCGCCGAAGAGCGCGATCGTGATGCGGGCGCCGCTCTCGGCCGGGCTCGAGGAGGGGGAGTCGGAGCCCATCAGGATCATCCCGCTCGGCGTGACGAGCTGGGCGTGCATGATCCGGTCCTGGTCGGCCGGATCCGCGCTCATCCCGAAGTCGCCGAAGCGGCTGGAGCTGAGCTCGCCGCCGAGGACGTCCCGGTAGAACTCCATCGCCTCCTGCGCGGAGCCGTCGAAGCCGATGTAGGGGCTCAGTGAAGTGGGCACGGCACGCCTTTCCGTCGAGGTGCGCCCAGTATCTCCGCGTCCCGACGCGAGCACCAGGGGTGTCCTGCAGAAGGTCCGCCCCCGGCCCTCAGAGCTCGTCGCGGGTGGGCGGGTTCGCGCCGGAGCGGGAGGTCGTGATGCCGGCGACGTGCGCGGCGTGACGGCCGATCGCGTGCAGGGCGGGGCCGTCGAGGAGCATCCCGTTCGCGGCGCCGAGGCCCTGGCGGAACGCCTCGTCGAGGATCGCGCCCATCGCGGAGTCGCCGGCGCCGATCGTGTCCGCCACCACGATCCGGGCGGCGGGCACGGTCACCCGCGTGACGGCCGAGGCCAGCAGCAGTCCCTCCGCGCCGCGGGTGACGACCGCGAGCTGCGACCCGAGGGAGAGCAGCCTGCTGAGGACCTCGTCGAGCTGCATCGTCGGGTAGAGCCACTCCGCGTCCTCGTCGCTGAGCTTCACGACCTCGCACGCGGCGGCGATCCGCTCGAAGCGCGCGAGCGCCTCGGCGTGCGCGCCGACCAGAGCCGGGCGGATGTTCGCGTCGACGCTCGCCGTCACTCCGGCGGGCAGAGCCTCGAGGAGCTCGAGCACGGCGGATCCGCCCGGCTCGAGGAAGATCGCGATGGAGCCGGTGTGGACGTGGGAGGCGCCCTCCGGGTCCGCCGCCGGCGGGTTCCAGGAGAGGTCGAAGACGTAGCGGGCCGACCCGTCCGCGGCGAGGACCGCCCGAGCGGTGCTGGTGCGCTCCGAGTCGCCGTGCCGGACCTCCACGCCGGAAGCCGCGAGGTGGGCGCTGATGCGGCGGCCGCGCTCGTCGTCGGCGATGTCGGTGACGAGGGTCGCGGGCCGCCCGAGTCGGGCGAGCGTGAGGGCGACGTTGGCCGGGGAGCCGCCGACGTGCTCCGTGGCGCTGCCGTCGCGCTCGACGATGTCGATCAGCGCCTCGCCGATGACCAGGGTGCGGGAAGCCGGGCTGACGCGCTCGTCGGTGGAGGACATGCCGACATCATGCCGGGTGACGGGGTCGCCCCGCGACGCGCAGGGCCGACCGGCGCAAGCGGCTCGCGTCCCGCCCGCGGTCTCAGCCCCGGTCGCGCAGGTCCGCCAGCACCGCGTCCACGGTCGTGATCTCGATCAGCGGCGCGTACAGGGACATGGCGTCGAGCGCGCGCTGGTGGTCGGCCTCGGAGGCGCCCGCGCAGGCGTCCGCGGCGACCCTGACCCGCACTCCGGCGTCCGCGGCCGCCAGCGCCGTCGAGAGCACGCAGCAGTCGGTCGAGACGCCGGTGAGCACGAGCTCGCGGGAGTCGTCGAGCTCGGCCTCGAGCTCGGGCCCCCACTTGCCGAAGGTCGTCGCGGTGATCGTGCGGTGGCCCTCGAACCCGGCCACGAGCTCGTAGAGCCGGTCGCTCTCGGGGACGAGCGCGAACGGCCACTCGCGGTAGTAGGGGATCCACGCGCCGGCGGGCCGCTCCGGGGCGACGAAGCGGGTGGTCACGACCCGCTCGCCGAACGCCGGGAGGAGCCGGCGGATCCCCTCGGCCGCGCGCTCGAATCCGCCGGATCCCCACGGCGACTCGGCGTCGGCGAAGACGTGCTGCAGGTCGATCGCGACGAGCAGGCTCACGCCGAGGCCTCCTGGCGGCGGACGGCCCCGCGCGAGAGGGCGAGCGTTCCCGCGAAGCCGATCACGAGCGCCACGAGGACGCCGAGGTTGGCGCCGGCCCAGTCGCCGTCGCGGCCGCCGAGCGGGCCGAGGAGGTAGCCCTCCCACTCGAACCCGGGGGAGTAGTTGACCACCAGGCCCCAGCCGACGACCGCGCCGATCAGCACGAGGGCCACGGGGACCGCCGACACGCTGCCGTAGCGGCCCCGGGAGTCGTACAGGGCCTCCTGGTCGTAGTCGCGCCGACGGAGGAGGAGATCGGCGAGGAACACGCCGAGCCAGGCCGCGATCGGCACGCCGAGGGTGATCAGGAAGCCCTGGAACGGGCCGAGGAAGTCGCCCGCGACGAACACGACGTAGACCGCTCCGAGGACCATCAGCACGCCGTCGATCCCTGCGGCCACCGGCCGCGAGACCTTGAGCCCCGTGCTGAGCAGTGCCAGGCCCGAGGAGTAGATGTCCATCACGGCCCCGCCGATCAGGCCGAGCAGCGCGACGACGATGAAGGGGAGCAGGAACCAGGTCGGCAGGATCCCGGCGAGGGCTCCGATCGGGTCCGCGGCGATCGCGTCCGAGAGCTCCTGCGAGGAGCCGGCCAGCAGCAGGCCGACCACCACCAGCACGACAGGCGCGACCGCTCCGCCGATCGTCGTCCACGCGATCACTCCGCTCGTGCGGGCACCGCGGGGGAGGTAGCGGGAGTAGTCGGCCGCGGCGTTCACCCAGCCCAGCCCGAAGCCGGTCATCATGAACACGAGCCCGCCGATGACCGCGGCGGCCGAGCCCGCGGGCAGGGCGCCGACGGCGGCGAGGTCGATCCGGTCGAGGACGAGCACGACGTAGACCACGGTCAGCACGGCGGTCGCGACGGTGATCGCGAGCTGGAGCCGCATGATCAGGCGGAAGCCCGCGATCCCGGCGATCACGATGAGCGCGGCGACCACGATCAGCGCGACCACCTTGGTGAGCACGCCCCCGTCCCAGCCGAACTCCTCGAACACCGTCGCCGTCGCGAGCACCGCGAGGGAGGCCAGCACCGTCTCCCAGCCCACCGTGAGCAGCCAGGAGATCACCGAGATCAGGCGGTTGCCGTCGACCCCGAAGGCCGCCCGGCTGAGCACCATCGTCGGGGCGGAGCCGCGCTTGCCGGCGACGGCGACCAGACCGCAGAAGAGGAACGAGACGACGATCCCGATCACGCTGACGAGCGTCGCCTGCCCGAAGGAGAGGCCGAAGCCGAGGAGGAAGGAGCCGTAGCTCAGCCCGAGCACGGACACGTTCGCGGCGAACCACGGCCAGAACAGGTCGCGAGGGCGGCCGTGCCGCTCCGACTCCTGGATCGTGTCGAGGCCGTTGAGCTCGATGCCGCTTGCGGGGCGGGTGCTCGGACGATCGGGGGAGGTCATCGCGTCCTCGTTCTCAGGGGTGCCGGCCCTGCGCCGGAGCTGTGACGAACCTACAGCGCCCCGCGCTCGAACAGCAGCCGGAGCGATTCGAGGTCGTCCGCGACCCGCGCGCAGTCCTCGTCCCAGTCGTCGAGGCTCATCCCGGGGCGCCGCCGCACGGTGAAGGCCACCTCGGCGCCGTCCCCGTTCACGAGCACCCGGAGCGGATTGTCCACCACCGTCCCGTCGGGGAGCGTGACCTCGTGGTCCGCGACGCCGAACGGGTTCTGCGGGGCGAAGCGCACCTCGACCCGGCCCATCGGCGAGTCGGCGAACCAGCGTCCGTCGACCTGCTCGAGCGCGGAGGAGGCGAGACCCGCGGCCCACCGCGGGAGGTTCGCCGGGTCGGAGACGAAGGCGTACACCTCCGCGGCCGGAGCCTCGATCACGACGCCCACGGGGCGCGATTCGTACAGGGTCATCCGCTCGTCCTTCCTCTGCAGCCGGTCAGTGCTCGTCGCCGAAGCTGGCGACCAGCAGCGCGGCCAGCGCCGTCCGCTCCAGCATGCCCTCGATGCCGATCGCCTCGCTGCGCGCGTGCGCACCCTCGCCCGGGGCGCCGAGCCCGTCGAGGACCGGCAGGCCCAGCGCGGCGACGAGGTTGCCGTCGCTCGCCCCGCCGACCGCGATCTCGCGGAGGGGGACGTCGATCCGCTTCGCGACCCGCTCGGCCCTGCGGTAGAGCGCGGCGACGGAGGCGGTCCGCTCGAAGACGGGCCGCTCCCAGGAGCCGCGCACCTCCAGCCGGATGCGCGGGTCGGCGGCGGCGAGCGCGTCGAGCTCGGCCTCGACACGGGCGGCCTCGGCGGATCCGCGGATCCGCGCCTCCAGCTCCAGGCGCACGCGGGCCGTCGTCACGTTGACCCGCGAGCCGCCGGAGACCACTCCGATGTTGACCGAGGTGCCCTCCTCCTCCCGCGCGATCGCCAGCACCCGCGGGATCAGCGAGCCGAGCTCGTGGATCGCGCTCGCCCCCTTCTCCGGCTCGACCCCGGCGTGCGCCTCGACCCCGACCACGTCGATCACGAAGCGCCCGATGCCCTTGCGCGCCGTCTTGACCGCGTCGCCGATCGCGCCCTCGAACACCAGGACCGCGTCGGCGCCCGCGCACTGCCGCTCCAGGAACGGGCGGGAGGCGGCGCTGCCGATCTCCTCGTCCCCGCTCATCACCAGGCGGACGGCCGGATGCGGGACGCCGGCGTGGCGGAGCGCGGCCACCAGCCACACCATCTGCACCAGCCCGGCCTTCATGTCGTAGCTGCCCGGTCCGCTCAGGCGGTCGCCGTCGACGGCGAAGGGCCAGGAGCGGGTCGTGCCCAGGGGCCACACCGTGTCGTAGTGGCCGAGCAGCGCCACGAACGGACGCGTGCCCCGGTGCGGTCTCGCGCCGCCGCTCGCCGGGACGGTCCAGCTGGTCGCGGTCGGCGCGTCCTGCGCACGCCGGTGCTGCACGTCGGCGTCGTGCCCGAGCCGCTCTCCCACCCAGTGCACCAGGAAGGCGTGCAGCTCGCCGAGCGCCTCGAGGGAGTCGCTGGGGCTCTCGATCATCACGAGGTGCCGGACGTCGTCGAGCATCCGCGAGCGGTTGTCGCGGAGGAAGGAGCGCACGCGGGCGGCGTCGTCGGCAT
This window harbors:
- a CDS encoding Pr6Pr family membrane protein encodes the protein MTPPAPSSRAESARVPVALLRLLVAAAVLVAVIATAVDTASRTPLNPFNFFGFFTIQSNIVLAVVLGATAVLALRRRPAPGGLLLARGAFTGYIIVVGLVYNTLLTDVAGGVALPWANTVMHVLFPVYGLLDWLLLADRPPLPWRRLWLVVVYPIVWLVVVLIRGATDGWVPYPFLDPATGYGQVSVFVVGIAVAFLASGALVWAMSRLRIVPVAGG
- a CDS encoding alpha/beta hydrolase; the protein is MTRSEYLRRQADLVREERIESDSATVRLLTAGAESPRAVLLLTGVGRGARSDTGLLLPMLARRHRVAALELADLGDPWRDGPAAVRAALDALGAEEAVLIGHSLGAAVALATGDRRVRALALVAGWLRPTERLLRTARLWPMLPPEAQEEAARLLAVRSATASSPWGADAARMLAASARADVAAAASDCRVPALVVGCSADAVAGVEGAEALLGAIDDARYAVLDSGHAVLAERPAELLAVLEHFLADPHRDPAGSVLARTTV
- a CDS encoding MarR family transcriptional regulator yields the protein MREDDDVDLVIDAWAGALPDLDLAPLDVVSRLRRLSPRVQEVRRQSFAVSDLAPWEFELLSLLRQRGEGGMTPSALATHLALSSGNLASRVDRLGARGLVVREQNAADSRSKIVSLTPRGTKRVDEAMRNLVAAEGEVLADLDAAQMSVLIECLRRISDTLDRLQ
- a CDS encoding DUF4287 domain-containing protein, whose translation is MTDRVLAPEPPADGAKPKGPASYFPSIEKTYGRPVQDWLDLADERLRSEPHLQVVTWLKTEHGLGHGHANAIVAYVRAARA
- a CDS encoding NAD(P)/FAD-dependent oxidoreductase, with amino-acid sequence MDVDVVVIGAGFAGLGAAVRLERRGGTSFVVLERAERIGGTWRDNVYPGVSCDIPSHLYSYSFAPEADWSAFYAPGAEIQAYLERVVEKEGLAPRLRLGTEVLEAVFDEEAHRWRVRTSRGDYSAAVLLVCAGRLSEPRLPAVPGLDSFAGPAFHSARWRDDVDLDGKRVGIVGSGASAVQIVPHLAERAAEVVLFQRSAPYVVPRRNRPYPPEERRALSRAPGALARLREELFWRAELGFAGRVAVPEAIDRLRAEALGHLEAQIIDPALRAVLTPDYEIGCKRVLLSDDYYPALAQPHVRVVPGPLRRLEEGAALGDDGVPHGVDVLVFATGFHSTRPPFARRIRGRGGVLLADRWADGMVAYESTAVHGFPSLFVVNGPNASLGHNSAVHMIETQIAYVLAALDHLAVSGADRLEVTAEAEAASVARLDALSADTVWTNGGCQSWYLDDNRRLTLLWPDFAFAFREELGRFDPSAYTT
- a CDS encoding DUF429 domain-containing protein codes for the protein MLTIGVDLAAEPVRTALAALEFSGGRAVVRSLVLGAEDATIVEASRDAAVIGIDCAFGWPVEFAAFVSAHTRREVSPRTLAGRDWRRRLAYRETDRVAREVTGRWPLSVSTDRLGMTAMRCAELLDAFAASGEDVDRSGRGRLVEAYPAAALRLWGVDTTGYKTRPEAVALAAESLRRAAPWLDVPAPALALMSRSDDAFDAVVAALNARAHALGATMPVPPELQEAAEAEGWIAVPTGSLAELAG